One Pyrus communis chromosome 13, drPyrComm1.1, whole genome shotgun sequence genomic window carries:
- the LOC137713665 gene encoding bZIP transcription factor TGA10-like: protein MGFSRGFDFGGGGGQEEENKRDHLLLETKLLASSARPTSTSSSFLMASSIQGNSNQLEHQQQHHHQIQDQHHQHHQQQQQQIQYGMMQSSSANIPAGNFISNKDGGAAYDLGELDQALFLYLDGQSQDHHNPSANHVHHQDQRYLHQNNSSSGMRPPTLNIFPSQPMHVEPSSSTKAAGTGLVSPSSSGSKRPSEPSMELANPRNDSTAPPPPPSGPSHEPAKAIKREGNRKGPTTSSSEQEGPKTPDPKTLRRLAQNREAARKSRLRKKAYVQQLETSRIKLTQLEQELQRARSQGMFFGGGLVGGEQQSFPVGINNISPDAAVFDMEYARWLEEHHRLMCELRAAVQEHLPENELRLYVDNCLAHYDEVLNLKGMVAKTDVFHIVSGMWKTPAERCFMWMGGFRPSEVIKIILNQIEPLTEQQLLGICGLQQSTQETEEALSQGLEALNQSLSETITSDSLSCPPNMANYMGQMAIAMNKLSTLEGFVRQADNLRQQTIHRLQQILTTRQAARCLLAIAEYFHRLRALSSLWMGRPRQDQS from the exons ATGGGGTTTTCAAgaggttttgattttggaggaGGCGGAGGACAAGAAGAGGAAAATAAAAGAGATCACCTACTCTTAGAAACAAAGCTCTTAGCTTCTTCTGCAAGACCAACTTCtacatcttcttcttttctcatgGCTTCAAGTATTCAAGGAAACAGCAATCAACTtgaacaccaacaacaacatcatcATCAAATACAAGATCAGCATCATCAGCATCAtcagcagcaacagcagcagatTCAATATGGGATGATGCAATCATCATCTGCCAATATTCCCGCTGGGAACTTCAT ATCAAACAAAGACGGTGGAGCTGCTTATGATTTGGGGGAATTAGATCAAGCTCTTTTTCTCTACCTTGATGGACAGTCGCAGGACCATCACAACCCTTCAGCTAATCATGTTCACCATCAAGACCAACGAT ATCTTCATCAAAATAATTCGTCATCTGGAATGAGGCCTCCAACTTTGAATATTTTCCCATCTCAGCCGATGCATGTAGAGCCATCATCATCAACCAAA GCAGCTGGAACGGGATTAGTTTCTCCTTCAAGTAGTGGTTCAAAGAGACCATCAGAACCGTCCATGGAGTTGGCCAACCCACGCAATGATTCTACtgcccctcctcctcctccttctggACCTTCTCATGAACCTGCCAAAGCTATCAAG CGTGAGGGTAACCGAAAGGGACCAACTACATCAAGTTCAGAGCAAGAAGGACCCAAAACACCGGACCCTAAG ACTTTGAGAAGGCTTGCTCAGAATAGAGAAGCAGCCAGGAAAAGCAGGCTTAGAAAAAAG gcATATGTGCAGCAGTTAGAGACAAGTAGGATTAAGCTAACTCAACTGGAACAAGAGCTGCAAAGAGCCAGATCTCAA GGCATGTTCTTTGGAGGAGGACTTGTAGGAGGAGAGCAACAAAGCTTTCCTGTTGGTATCAACAACATTAGCCCAg ACGCTGCCGTTTTTGACATGGAGTATGCAAGGTGGCTGGAGGAGCACCACCGTCTCATGTGCGAGCTTCGAGCTGCAGTACAAGAGCATTTGCCGGAGAATGAGCTGCGACTTTATGTGGACAACTGCTTGGCACATTATGATGAAGTGTTGAACCTCAAAGGCATGGTTGCCAAGACTGATGTATTTCACATTGTTTCTGGTATGTGGAAGACTCCGGCTGAACGTTGCTTCATGTGGATGGGTGGATTTCGGCCCTCTGAGGTCATCAAG ATTATTCTGAATCAAATCGAGCCTTTAACGGAGCAGCAACTATTGGGTATCTGTGGGTTACAACAATCCACACAGGAGACTGAAGAAGCTCTCTCTCAAGGTCTTGAAGCTCTCAATCAGTCTCTCTCAGAGACCATAACCTCTGATTCATTGAGCTGCCCTCCCAACATGGCCAACTACATGGGACAGATGGCTATAGCCATGAACAAGCTCTCCACGCTCGAGGGCTTCGTTAGACAG GCTGATAATCTGAGGCAGCAGACAATTCACCGGCTTCAACAAATTCTGACGACCCGTCAAGCAGCGAGGTGTTTGCTGGCAATCGCTGAGTACTTCCATCGTCTCCGAGCTCTCAGCTCTCTCTGGATGGGTCGTCCTCGACAAGATCAGTCATAA
- the LOC137713208 gene encoding large ribosomal subunit protein eL6-like — protein sequence MAAKARNPRKTRNPDLVRGVGKFSRSKMYHKRGLWAIKAKNGGVFPSHDPKPAAEIASEKPPKFYPADDVKKPLVNKRKPKPTTLRASITPGTVLIILSGRFKGKRVVFLKQLPSGLLLVTGPFKINGVPLRRVNQSYVIGTSTKVDISGVNVEKFDDKYFAKEVEKKKKKGEGEFFEAEKEEKSVLPQGKKDDQKSVDASLMKSIEAVPDLKTYLAARFSLKAGMKPHELIF from the exons ATGGCGGCTAAAGCAAGAAACCCGAGAAAGACCCGAAACCCAGATCTGGTTCGTGGGGTGGGTAAGTTTTCGAGGTCCAAGATGTACCATAAGCGTGGTCTCTGGGCTATCAAGGCCAAAAATGGCGGCGTTTTTCCAAGCCATGACCCGAAGCCGGCGGCCGAGATCGCATCCGAGAAGCCCCCGAAGTTCTACCCCGCCGATGACGTCAAGAAGCCGCTCGTCAACAAACGCAAGCCAAAACCCACCACGCTCAG GGCGAGTATTACACCGGGGACGGTGTTGATTATATTGTCTGGGAGGTTTAAGGGCAAGAGAGTTGTTTTTCTTAAGCAGCTTCCATCTGGGTTGCTTCTTGTTACTG GGCCCTTTAAAATTAATGGTGTTCCTTTGAGACGCGTTAATCAGTCTTATGTGATTGGCACTTCAACCAAGGTTGACATTTCTGGGGTGAATGTAGAAAAGTTTGATGACAAATATTTTGCGAAGGAAgttgaaaagaagaagaagaagggtgaGGGAGAGTTTTTTGAGGCAGAGAAAGAG GAAAAGAGTGTGCTCCCACAAGGGAAGAAAGATGATCAGAAGAGTGTGGATGCTTCATTGATGAAGTCCATCGAGGCTGTCCCAGACTTGAAGACATACTTAGCAGCGAGATTCTCTCTTAAGGCGGGCATGAAGCCTCATGAGCTTATCTTTTAG
- the LOC137712122 gene encoding protein Ycf2-like → MAENAGEETSPDDQSNAASDAEQDHDQTDGTGEENDLELSRGEVQRVKKSDGNVILGSDKEVISAPESESGSDLYTKEGKGCEVSVEESRRVKKGDQNVIPGSEEEVISAPESESRSDFYTKEEKGCEVSVEEAQRVKRGVETVIPASDKEVISTPKESQSTGSQQTKKPWNFSWEISDPFSDVDPRLYQKYFEEIPDDSSYFRW, encoded by the exons ATGGCAGAGAATGCGGGTGAAGAAACCAGTCCAGACGATCAATCTAATGCTGCTTCGGATGCTGAGCAAGATCATGATCAAACTGATGGAACGGG AGAAGAAAATGATCTTGAGTTGTCAAGGGGAGAGGTTCAAAGGGTCAAGAAAAGCGATGGAAATGTAATTCTGGGAAGTGACAAGGAAGTGATTTCTGCACCTGAGAGCGAAAGCGGAAGTGATTTATACACCAAGGAAGGAAAGGGTTGTGAGGTTTCGGTGGAGGAGTCTCGAAGGGTCAAGAAAGGAGATCAAAATGTGATTCCGGGAAGTGAAGAGGAAGTGATTTCCGCACCCGAGAGCGAGAGCAGAAGTGATTTCTAcaccaaagaagaaaagggttgTGAGGTTTCAGTGGAAGAGGCTCAAAGGGTCAAGAGAGGAGTTGAAACTGTGATTCCGGCAAGTGATAAGGAAGTGATTTCGACACCCAAAGAAAGCCAGAGCACCGGTTCCCAGCAGACCAAGAAGCCTTGGAACTTTTCATGGGAAATTTCAGATCCATTTTCAGATGTTGATCCAAGACTTTACCAGAAGTACTTTGAAGAGATTCCTGACGATTCTAGCTACTTCAGATGGTGA
- the LOC137712123 gene encoding uncharacterized protein, protein MSQSERTAALALHLLATRDVSKDEIQAHTMNVEWSSRRSRSKRLRVRCLVMDKKAEAILNLLSRDGCLPEVKIREDLGDNPDTSKALRKLLSHGKIKRVGAGGRHQPYVYTIS, encoded by the exons ATGTCTCAAAGCGAACGCACAGCTGCTTTGGCCCTGCATCTCCTCGCCACCAGGGATGTCTCAAAGGATGAGATTCAAGCTCATACGATGAATGTCGAG tgGTCCAGCAGGCGAAGTCGAAGCAAACGACTGCGGGTGAGGTGTTTGGTTATGGACAAGAAAGCCGAAGCCATCCTGAATCTCTTGTCACGCGACGGCTGTCTCCCTGAAGTCAAGATACGTGAGGATCTCGGTGACAATCCCGACACCAGCAAAGCACTGAGAAA GTTGCTGAGCCATGGGAAGATCAAAAGAGTAGGGGCAGGAGGGCGTCACCAGCCATATGTTTACAcg ATATCATGA